Proteins encoded together in one Nostoc sp. PCC 7524 window:
- a CDS encoding 4Fe-4S binding protein, with protein MAYTITSQCISCKLCLSVCPTDAIKVGEDGKRWIDPELCTNCVGSIHSVPQCKAGCPTCDGCVKVPSDYWEGWFAHYNRVIAKLTKKQDYWERWFNCYSQKYLLSNKRKC; from the coding sequence ATGGCTTACACAATTACCAGCCAATGTATTTCCTGCAAGCTTTGTCTGTCTGTATGTCCCACTGATGCAATCAAAGTTGGTGAAGACGGTAAGCGGTGGATTGACCCCGAATTATGTACAAACTGCGTTGGCAGTATCCACTCCGTCCCACAATGTAAAGCTGGTTGCCCTACCTGTGATGGTTGCGTTAAAGTACCTAGCGATTATTGGGAAGGTTGGTTTGCTCACTACAACCGAGTTATAGCGAAATTGACAAAAAAACAAGACTATTGGGAACGTTGGTTTAATTGCTATTCACAGAAATATTTGCTATCAAACAAAAGAAAATGCTGA
- the nifB gene encoding nitrogenase cofactor biosynthesis protein NifB — translation MTPPVTGSSVTESTSTTAKSGGCGCNSKSSATVEIDEKLKERIAKHPCYSEEAHHHYARMHVAVAPACNIQCNYCNRKYDCANESRPGVVSELLTPEEAAHKVLVIAGKIPQMTVLGIAGPGDPLANPEKTFRTFELIADKAPDIKLCLSTNGLMLPEYIDRIKQLNIDHVTITLNTIDPEIGAQIYSWVHYKRRRYRGVEGAKILLEKQLEGLQALKEADILCKVNSVMIPGINDQHLVEVNKMIRENGAFLHNIMPLISAPEHGTHFGLTGQRGPTQKELKTVQDQCAGNMKMMRHCRQCRADAVGLLGEDRSQEFTKDKFLEMAPEYDFEQRQEVHAGIEKFREELKAAKDKVLANKQQAANSPKILVAVATKGGGLVNQHFGHAKEFQVYEVDGSEVRFISHRKVDHYCQGGYGEAATFDNIVKTIADCKAVLVAKIGESPKEKLLQAGIQTVEAYDVIEKVALEFHEQYVKEGNRE, via the coding sequence ATGACACCACCAGTTACAGGCTCTTCCGTTACTGAATCGACTTCTACCACAGCAAAATCAGGTGGTTGCGGATGCAACAGCAAAAGCAGCGCCACCGTGGAAATCGATGAAAAGCTTAAAGAACGCATTGCTAAACATCCCTGCTACAGCGAAGAAGCTCATCATCATTACGCCAGGATGCACGTTGCAGTTGCCCCCGCCTGTAACATTCAGTGCAACTACTGCAATCGTAAATATGACTGCGCTAACGAAAGCCGTCCTGGAGTAGTTAGCGAATTACTCACACCAGAAGAAGCAGCACACAAAGTTTTAGTAATTGCAGGCAAGATTCCCCAAATGACAGTTTTGGGAATTGCTGGCCCTGGCGATCCTCTGGCGAACCCAGAAAAGACATTCCGCACCTTCGAGTTGATTGCAGACAAAGCCCCAGATATTAAGCTGTGTCTCTCAACCAACGGTTTAATGCTGCCGGAATATATCGATCGCATTAAACAACTAAATATAGATCACGTTACTATTACCCTGAACACCATCGACCCAGAAATCGGCGCACAGATTTATTCTTGGGTTCACTACAAACGTAGACGTTATAGAGGCGTAGAAGGGGCAAAAATTCTCCTAGAGAAGCAACTAGAAGGTTTGCAAGCCCTCAAAGAAGCCGATATTTTGTGCAAAGTTAACTCCGTGATGATTCCGGGCATTAACGACCAACATCTGGTTGAAGTCAACAAGATGATTCGGGAAAACGGTGCATTCTTGCACAACATCATGCCCCTAATTTCTGCACCAGAACACGGTACACACTTTGGCTTAACCGGTCAGCGCGGCCCCACACAGAAAGAACTTAAGACAGTGCAAGACCAATGTGCTGGCAACATGAAAATGATGCGCCATTGCCGCCAGTGCCGCGCCGATGCTGTAGGCTTATTAGGAGAAGACCGCAGCCAAGAATTTACCAAAGATAAATTCTTGGAAATGGCACCCGAATACGACTTCGAGCAACGCCAAGAAGTTCACGCAGGTATTGAGAAATTTAGAGAAGAATTAAAAGCAGCCAAAGATAAGGTATTAGCTAACAAGCAGCAAGCTGCCAACAGCCCTAAAATCTTAGTTGCAGTCGCCACCAAAGGCGGCGGATTAGTTAACCAACACTTCGGTCATGCCAAAGAATTCCAAGTTTACGAAGTCGATGGCAGCGAAGTTAGGTTTATCAGTCACCGTAAGGTAGACCATTATTGTCAAGGTGGATACGGCGAAGCCGCCACATTTGACAATATTGTGAAAACAATCGCAGATTGCAAAGCAGTTTTAGTTGCCAAAATTGGTGAATCCCCCAAAGAAAAACTGCTCCAAGCTGGCATACAGACTGTAGAAGCTTACGACGTGATTGAAAAGGTTGCCCTAGAGTTTCACGAACAATACGTCAAAGAAGGGAATAGGGAATAG
- a CDS encoding CHAT domain-containing protein, producing MGDATGKIGSQINQAQALQTLGFYRRARNTLEDIQITLDKQPDSVLKDEATADLMVQFYQDLAKNQTKAEALRRAQLALLSGEDSRYKHPYYWASFILVGNWQ from the coding sequence ATGGGCGATGCAACTGGGAAAATTGGTAGTCAGATTAACCAAGCCCAGGCACTACAAACATTAGGTTTTTATCGTCGCGCCAGGAATACCCTAGAGGATATCCAGATCACCTTGGATAAACAACCAGACTCAGTTTTAAAGGACGAAGCAACTGCTGATTTAATGGTGCAATTTTACCAAGACCTAGCCAAAAATCAAACTAAAGCAGAAGCTCTGCGTCGCGCCCAACTAGCTCTGCTTTCCGGGGAAGACTCTAGATATAAACATCCTTATTACTGGGCTTCCTTTATCCTAGTCGGCAATTGGCAATAA
- a CDS encoding filamentous hemagglutinin N-terminal domain-containing protein has protein sequence MFQSLWKLADVLASSGLTSAYTHAAIAQIVPDGTLGAENSQLTPNANVRGLPALLIEGGATRGINLFQSFLQFNIGDGQRVYFNNPTGIENILTRVTGSDPSKIFGTLGVDGQANLYLLNPNGIIFGTNARLDVAGSLTDAPSLLEQGLKVYQAQRYAEALKIFQQASQATSNGLGKRRSLPIVKWAMQLGKLVVRLTKPRHYKH, from the coding sequence ATGTTCCAAAGCTTGTGGAAGTTGGCAGATGTCTTAGCAAGCAGTGGTTTGACAAGTGCCTATACTCATGCTGCGATCGCTCAGATTGTCCCCGATGGTACATTAGGTGCTGAAAATAGCCAACTCACACCAAATGCCAATGTCCGTGGTTTACCTGCCTTACTCATAGAAGGTGGAGCTACCAGAGGCATAAACCTGTTTCAAAGCTTCTTACAATTCAACATCGGAGATGGACAGCGAGTTTACTTTAATAATCCCACAGGTATAGAAAATATTTTAACGAGGGTGACAGGTAGCGATCCCTCCAAGATTTTCGGCACATTGGGCGTAGACGGACAAGCTAATTTATATTTACTCAATCCTAATGGAATTATTTTCGGGACGAATGCACGGCTAGATGTAGCAGGTTCATTGACAGATGCCCCATCATTATTGGAGCAGGGTTTAAAAGTCTATCAAGCTCAAAGGTACGCTGAGGCTCTCAAGATTTTTCAACAAGCATCTCAGGCAACAAGCAATGGCTTAGGGAAGAGGCGATCGCTACCTATAGTAAAATGGGCGATGCAACTGGGAAAATTGGTAGTCAGATTAACCAAGCCCAGGCACTACAAACATTAG
- a CDS encoding DUF928 domain-containing protein, translating into MKLQFWTGCLLASLVCLPLDFVSQTKVLAGDQVAQIVQNNSAYNQAMQLGYTETRRRNYRKALGHFQQALQLRPNDSYATTAIRNVKSYIQQRRSLISFVPGRPGRLRAAASRGRCFLNGKPAIPLIPTSKEAQLTTAEHPTFFFYIPETAQQIQGLEFVLRDNESIAPLYRKTFKPLAKAGIVSVTIPAQQPSLKTGKTYTWSFSMICDPRSRDQDLYLEGKIERVQDENLSIQIQQTTQPLEQVVLYATAGLWENALSTLADLSRQRPNDPEIKKYWADLLTSVELAEVANKPLLSCCSSQE; encoded by the coding sequence ATGAAACTTCAATTCTGGACAGGCTGTCTGCTTGCTAGCTTGGTATGTCTACCCTTAGATTTTGTCAGTCAGACTAAGGTTTTGGCAGGAGATCAGGTTGCTCAAATAGTACAAAACAACTCAGCTTATAACCAAGCTATGCAACTTGGTTATACAGAAACTAGACGCAGAAACTATCGCAAAGCATTAGGACATTTCCAGCAAGCACTGCAACTACGTCCCAATGATAGTTATGCCACAACAGCTATTAGGAATGTCAAAAGTTACATTCAGCAACGCAGAAGTTTGATTAGTTTTGTACCGGGAAGACCTGGTAGATTAAGAGCAGCTGCATCCAGGGGACGTTGCTTTTTGAATGGCAAGCCTGCTATTCCTCTGATTCCCACCAGCAAAGAAGCACAACTAACAACAGCAGAACATCCCACATTCTTTTTCTACATTCCTGAAACTGCTCAACAAATACAAGGACTGGAATTTGTTTTGCGGGATAATGAAAGTATTGCACCCTTGTATAGAAAAACTTTTAAACCTCTGGCAAAAGCAGGTATTGTGAGTGTAACCATACCTGCACAGCAACCATCATTAAAAACAGGCAAAACATACACCTGGTCTTTTTCCATGATTTGTGATCCTCGCAGTCGGGATCAAGACCTATATCTGGAAGGTAAAATTGAACGTGTGCAAGACGAAAACCTCTCTATCCAGATCCAGCAAACAACCCAACCTTTAGAGCAAGTGGTTCTGTATGCAACAGCTGGATTGTGGGAAAATGCTCTGAGTACCTTGGCTGATTTAAGCCGCCAACGACCTAATGATCCCGAAATTAAGAAATATTGGGCAGACTTACTCACATCAGTAGAGTTGGCAGAAGTGGCAAACAAGCCGCTATTGTCTTGTTGTAGTTCCCAAGAGTAA
- a CDS encoding zinc-dependent alcohol dehydrogenase family protein, protein MKAVLMTAPGSPEVLQLQEIPQPSILGNREVLVRLVAAGVNPIDTKLRQRGTFYPDQMPAILGCDGAGIVEAVGTGVQLFRPGDAVYFCNGGLGAGYGNYTEYTVVDERFAAHKPTSLTFAEAAAAPLVLITAWEALYERGRLEPGERVLIHGGAGGVGHVAIQLAKLKGASVCTTVSSEEKARLVKQLGADHVIFYKQTDFAQAVLDWTNGEGVDLAFDTIGGETFQKTFPAVRIYGDIVTILEPHANTVWKVARNRNLRIGLELMLTPMLLGLIEAQQHHAEILAECADWIDQGKLNICIHHQFPLTAAVQAHQLLEAGAIAGKIVLLIRDE, encoded by the coding sequence ATGAAAGCAGTCTTAATGACCGCTCCTGGTAGTCCAGAAGTCTTACAATTACAAGAAATCCCGCAACCCAGCATTTTGGGTAATAGGGAAGTTTTAGTACGATTAGTAGCGGCTGGGGTAAATCCCATAGACACTAAACTACGGCAGCGAGGCACATTCTACCCCGATCAAATGCCTGCAATTTTGGGGTGTGATGGTGCCGGGATTGTGGAAGCTGTAGGTACTGGTGTGCAACTGTTTCGTCCAGGGGATGCGGTATATTTTTGCAATGGTGGCTTAGGCGCAGGTTATGGCAATTATACCGAGTATACTGTGGTAGATGAACGTTTTGCTGCACACAAACCAACTTCCTTAACCTTTGCTGAAGCAGCAGCCGCACCTTTGGTACTGATCACCGCTTGGGAAGCTTTGTATGAACGGGGAAGACTAGAACCTGGGGAGAGAGTTCTAATTCATGGGGGTGCTGGTGGAGTTGGCCATGTGGCGATTCAATTAGCTAAACTCAAAGGCGCAAGTGTCTGTACTACTGTAAGTTCGGAAGAAAAGGCGCGTTTGGTGAAACAACTCGGTGCTGATCATGTAATTTTTTACAAACAAACAGACTTTGCTCAAGCTGTCTTAGACTGGACTAATGGTGAAGGTGTAGATTTAGCTTTTGATACCATTGGTGGTGAAACTTTCCAAAAAACCTTTCCGGCTGTGCGAATTTATGGCGATATTGTAACGATTTTAGAACCTCATGCCAATACTGTGTGGAAAGTGGCTAGAAATCGCAACCTCCGCATTGGTTTAGAGTTAATGTTGACACCAATGTTACTAGGCTTGATAGAGGCGCAACAGCACCATGCAGAAATTTTGGCAGAGTGCGCTGATTGGATTGATCAAGGGAAATTAAATATCTGCATTCATCATCAATTTCCTTTAACAGCAGCAGTTCAAGCTCATCAGTTATTGGAAGCAGGAGCGATCGCAGGTAAAATTGTGTTGTTAATTAGGGATGAATAA
- a CDS encoding CHASE2 domain-containing serine/threonine-protein kinase: MKYPVSEMLANFQKVLKQPVIICSAIATVLMLGMQKLQVLETLELRVYDQMMQMRADSGSDPRLLIVAVTEDDLKKWNWPLPGEVLDRLLGKLEEYEPRAIGLDIFRDLPVQPGHEKLLQRLQQSDLIIPICKHADAKNAGIAPPQGIEPERVGFSDIVEDIDGSIRRNLISVSVDPSELCQSPYSLSWQLALKYLEVGGIQPQLTSNNELQLRDVVFKPLQSNSGGYENADTQGYQILLNYRSPRQVAQQVTVTDVLSGQVKPNLVKDRIVLIGSTAPSLKDIFNTPFTTGKADDAGRMAGVEIHGQIISQILNAVLNNQRLFWFLPGWGEVIWIGGWSVVGGFLAWRIRHPLGLGLAEGGSLAVLFGSNFVIFTQAGWFPVVSPALGLVVAAGSVLAYSAYQSKQEQEKILQRVQEQKDLIAQLQLYASSQETRMPTQGITLSPTIYPVGQELALNTLLNKRYKISESLGGGGFGNTYLAQDIQRPGNPVCVVKQMRPSNQDSQYLSVLRRLFNNEAYILETLGKHPQIPHLLAFFEEDQQFYLVQEFIAGHPLSDELTPGVTRPRVEVMNILKEVLQVLVFVHSYGVIHRDVKPSNLMRRKTDGHIVLIDFGAVKQVQPQLQPQEQENQTIAIGTPGYAPGEQMSGMPRLNSDIYALGIIVIQALTGVNPKVFRRDVNTGVVIIPTPSETGEQIWQYWWQIADTTEPLTKVVDKMVHLDFTQRYQSAMEVLNIVASL; the protein is encoded by the coding sequence ATGAAATATCCTGTTAGTGAAATGTTGGCAAATTTTCAGAAAGTATTAAAACAGCCAGTGATTATTTGTAGTGCGATCGCCACAGTTTTAATGCTGGGAATGCAGAAACTGCAAGTATTAGAGACTCTAGAATTAAGGGTCTATGACCAGATGATGCAAATGCGTGCTGATTCTGGCTCAGATCCGCGTCTATTAATTGTGGCTGTCACTGAAGATGATCTAAAAAAATGGAACTGGCCTTTACCTGGGGAAGTTCTCGACCGACTGCTGGGCAAATTAGAAGAATATGAACCCCGTGCCATTGGTTTAGATATTTTTCGTGACTTACCTGTACAACCCGGTCATGAAAAACTATTACAACGTTTACAGCAAAGTGATCTTATCATTCCTATTTGTAAACACGCCGATGCTAAAAATGCTGGTATTGCACCCCCACAAGGAATAGAACCAGAGCGAGTAGGATTTAGCGATATTGTGGAAGATATCGATGGTTCCATCCGGCGTAATCTGATCTCAGTTAGTGTCGATCCATCCGAGCTTTGCCAAAGTCCCTATTCCTTAAGTTGGCAATTAGCCCTCAAATATTTAGAAGTTGGAGGGATTCAGCCGCAATTAACCTCCAACAATGAACTGCAATTGCGTGATGTGGTATTTAAACCTCTGCAAAGTAACTCTGGCGGTTATGAAAATGCAGATACCCAAGGCTACCAAATTCTCCTCAATTACCGTTCTCCCCGTCAGGTCGCCCAGCAAGTGACTGTCACAGACGTACTTTCAGGTCAGGTCAAACCCAATTTAGTCAAAGACCGCATCGTCTTGATTGGTTCTACTGCACCGAGCTTAAAAGATATTTTTAACACCCCATTTACTACTGGTAAAGCTGATGATGCTGGCAGGATGGCAGGTGTAGAAATTCATGGCCAAATTATCAGTCAGATTCTCAATGCAGTTTTGAATAACCAGCGTTTGTTTTGGTTTTTACCTGGGTGGGGTGAAGTCATTTGGATAGGGGGATGGTCTGTAGTTGGGGGATTTTTAGCATGGCGCATTCGACATCCATTAGGCTTAGGACTAGCAGAAGGTGGATCTTTGGCAGTCTTATTTGGGAGTAATTTTGTCATTTTTACCCAAGCTGGATGGTTTCCCGTAGTTTCTCCCGCCCTGGGTTTAGTAGTTGCAGCCGGTAGTGTCCTTGCTTATAGCGCCTATCAGAGTAAGCAAGAGCAAGAAAAAATCTTGCAACGGGTACAAGAGCAAAAAGATTTAATTGCTCAGTTGCAACTCTATGCGTCGTCGCAAGAAACCAGGATGCCAACGCAGGGAATCACCCTCAGTCCTACTATTTACCCTGTAGGACAAGAACTGGCTTTGAATACATTACTGAACAAACGTTACAAAATTAGTGAAAGTTTGGGTGGTGGAGGATTTGGCAATACTTACTTAGCTCAAGATATTCAACGACCGGGAAATCCTGTGTGCGTTGTTAAACAGATGCGTCCCAGCAACCAAGACTCGCAATATCTCAGTGTTCTCAGACGCTTATTTAATAATGAAGCATATATTCTCGAAACCTTGGGAAAACACCCGCAGATACCGCACTTGTTGGCATTTTTTGAAGAAGACCAGCAATTTTATCTAGTGCAGGAATTTATTGCTGGTCATCCCTTGTCTGACGAGTTAACTCCAGGAGTAACTCGCCCACGAGTCGAAGTGATGAATATACTCAAAGAAGTTTTGCAGGTACTGGTTTTTGTTCACAGTTACGGTGTGATTCATCGAGATGTCAAACCTAGTAATTTGATGAGACGAAAAACAGATGGACACATTGTTTTAATTGACTTTGGTGCGGTGAAACAAGTTCAACCCCAACTGCAACCACAGGAGCAAGAAAATCAAACCATCGCTATTGGTACTCCTGGTTATGCACCTGGTGAGCAAATGAGTGGTATGCCAAGACTCAACAGTGATATTTATGCTTTGGGAATAATTGTGATTCAAGCGTTAACTGGGGTCAATCCAAAAGTTTTTCGCAGAGATGTGAATACTGGTGTGGTGATTATTCCCACCCCATCTGAAACTGGTGAACAGATTTGGCAATACTGGTGGCAAATAGCAGATACTACTGAGCCATTGACTAAAGTGGTAGATAAAATGGTGCATCTTGACTTTACACAAAGATATCAGTCAGCTATGGAGGTGCTGAATATTGTGGCAAGTTTGTAG
- a CDS encoding tetratricopeptide repeat protein: protein MDSDHQDPRSVQIPDINGYIQQAHNCFAQGDIEGAIAHFHTAITLHPHCAEIYTARAKFRQQNLGDHQGALEDYSQAIYINPQNAFFYYWRSQTYQELGNQQKAIEDYNAAMSLAPEGTIYHFFDKK from the coding sequence GTGGATAGCGATCATCAAGACCCCAGATCAGTACAAATACCAGATATCAACGGATATATTCAACAGGCTCATAATTGTTTTGCCCAAGGAGATATCGAGGGAGCGATCGCGCATTTTCATACAGCAATTACTCTACATCCCCACTGTGCAGAAATTTACACGGCAAGAGCTAAATTTCGCCAACAAAATCTAGGTGATCATCAAGGGGCATTAGAAGATTATAGTCAAGCAATTTACATAAATCCTCAGAATGCCTTCTTTTATTATTGGCGCAGTCAAACCTATCAAGAACTGGGTAATCAGCAAAAAGCCATTGAAGATTACAACGCAGCCATGAGTCTAGCTCCAGAAGGTACTATTTATCATTTCTTCGATAAAAAGTAA